Proteins from one Plasmodium gaboni strain SY75 chromosome 4, whole genome shotgun sequence genomic window:
- a CDS encoding hypothetical protein (conserved Plasmodium protein, unknown function), translating into MSDYSPFLFENFRRISEDKHTKVCNKSEKYIDNLIDIYWNGICTETKLEEDTDESKNENVNKCELIGRTYDNMNKVNLETNFKEEDYKLSQFNVEQNYNDKNYINNFGNSECDVNIISFDNENPYFNEYDKNKFINEFIAYYKKLKGEYFITPGNFVQLYTNKKNCNLIKEKEIKLKRMSRNKNKKKYKYYMNDVRDYNSINNKDRNNLNNIDKLREKKKKYDKREKMMFHKSFLSYNMGLHRKEKSLSKKAKKREKLWKRNKKKRKGKECIESLKVEKMEINLCVTKRSKENIYDIIVENNLKNERLEKIQMKVHNDTSYLKKLEREKRNEMSTINKSEIRNKKIDRIYNDKKNIKVQNNVSSLHVLEKEPNKSKDSKEFLYNMDEICINNKEECENIREKFLTLFESSIDNTNLYKDKISSKEDLIVKKNNIEIMNESEEDIIKKDIINKSYSSDNIKYSDDYKMNNICEYKNSLYIDNYSSQSCNEKRERYSNYYNNYNNFVEYNNMSHDYCYYNKEEGNIIAYDNIITEGDFIRDTKENDDLTQNMEALQLYREHIKNESNEMDKDTNKFTYLSHNSIKEEIKRNQDINVDNMEILNFLEENKRNTNYASYISSVEKKKKKKYSCKIKKVDNRIKYKKDNMQIINIDDIPSKVPLTMLILQHMEEKTKKRNQKEDKKFKLNYKVELIGRLNNSVNLKKAIEKEKTLFSRIEKIYDVCNMYKKENKNICFKENKKMTEKNNIISDDDEKYRYPIVSSCYIPFPNMDGKNNRIHIKEYMHNKYLLNFRDDKKDHIYKNDEEEEEEKKKKNVLLPIKTMNILNVKTNEEVNRKNNPLINKCIYKKTNCDNKIPLSNIYKDKALTMKGIKTFLKKNNIMVSKEKMTIKKDNLIKYKNKIYFSHLLKNSCIKKTSMISLINMKDKTNNVCKRNKLVATKYMISNKIHMNKKEANANMKKYNIHKNINKNIGINKSTHVNDYKVDSIQNGMSNIEHDNKRAIIKNVLFVDNTYKDNGMSKKPSVMFNNINLESIKIHDKKGSEENFFKCEIKNNDYHNVKYDEMKGPNNDCLNENDTIEKETFDLHHEGNSERLIEEEKQKCMLDHKKNNNNIMNVDEKRKSDHLSYEKVLKMEGIDKNEEGENEQKKIEIHKKGENNNNNSETFDMGKNSLIFMNNIKKSILIHSENEKSIIESLKEEEQNIFPVNINNKEKDICKNINKSDYSDKDYSVLLNSIEKKIYKKCSCTSNIKEIEKKKINEEYVDLKNINCSRNTLEFFLTKKYLKSSEFIISEKHDYENINVHEKKKKTEQPKKLNRKINVNIFNDRITEENSSSEFNFVKKKNNNCMVKFEKKKKSKSILFSEIYPVEKNKKRATNFMRSQEQFILSNEHVEKCENKKRVEKKDEEYIKEKIKNKKTEFKNNLTEQLVSLKSVENINTSDSFNTEKIRHVKRTKRKVNLNNNFILNNFSNILKKLQRGEEAKLKMNEKKKEINKNDEMDEYDEKDVHSETNEHMKNPEQFREKGYNLLTTKSKGTETRKEDYFIIQLNIITVFLSDSYIKRVNMKDTYYMKLFIYSSNEIKKIENNYIVEKFPCYFVSHANGIALSCDAFKKMNAMCENPSTAVFKLVVSCCREKAILRKEIIRMYSRIFQAPLNLKTYPLSRNKKYAYEESSFNDGLYEMSGTIILGTL; encoded by the exons ATGAG TGATTATTCCccatttttatttgaaaaCTTTAGAc GTATTTCAGAAGATAAACATACAAag GTATGTAATAAATcggaaaaatatatagataatcTGATTGATATATATTGGAATGGCATATGTACAGAAACCAAATTAGAAGAAGATACAGATGAAAgtaaaaatgaaaatgttAACAAATGTGAACTAATAGGAAGAacatatgataatatgaacaaagTTAATTTAGAAACAAATTTTAAGGAAGAAGATTATAAATTATCACAATTTAATGTGGAGCAAAATTATAATGACAAAAACTATATTAACAATTTTGGTAATTCAGAATGTGATGTAAACATTATTTCCTTTGATAATGAGAATCCATATTTTAATGAATATGATAAgaataaatttattaatgaatttattgcatattataaaaagcTCAAAGgtgaatattttataacTCCTGGAAATTTTGTACAACtttatacaaataaaaag AATTGCAATTTAATTAAAGAGAAGGAAATTAAATTGAAAAGAATGTCTAgaaataagaataaaaaaaaatataaatattatatgaatgatGTAAGAGATTATAATagtattaataataaagatagAAACAATCTAAATAATATAGACAAATTaagagaaaaaaagaagaaatacGATAAAAGAGAAAAGATGATGTTTCATAAAAgttttttatcatataatatggGACTCCATAGGAAAGAAAAAAGCTTAAGTAAGAAGGCTAAAAAAAGGGAAAAATTGTggaaaagaaataaaaaaaagagaaaaggaaaagaaTGCATAGAAAGTTTAAAGGTGGaaaaaatggaaataaATTTATGTGTAACGAAAAGATCTAAGGAAAACATATACGATATAATAGTAGagaataatttaaaaaatgaaagaCTAGAAAAAATTCAAATGAAAGTACATAATGATACatcatatttaaaaaaattagaaagagaaaaaagaaatgaaatGTCGACGATTAATAAGAGTGAAATAAGAAATAAGAAAATTGATAGgatatataatgataaaaaaaatatcaagGTACAAAATAATGTATCTAGTTTGCACGTGTTAGAAAAAGAACCAAATAAATCGAAGGATAGTAAGGAGttcttatataatatggatgaaatttgtattaataataaagaagaatGTGAAAATATAAGAGAGAAATTTCTAACACTATTTGAGTCATCTATTGACAATacaaatttatataagGATAAAATTAGTAGTAAAGAAGATTTaatagtaaaaaaaaataatattgaaataATGAATGAGTCAGAAgaagatataataaaaaaagatattattaataaaagtTATAGTAGTGACaacataaaatatagtgatgattataaaatgaataatatatgtgaatataaaaattcatTGTATATAGATAATTATTCGTCTCAATCGTGTAATGAAAAAAGAGAACGATATAGTAATTATTacaataattataataattttgtggaatataataacatgTCACATgattattgttattataataaagagGAAGGGAACATCATAGCgtatgataatattataactGAAGGGGATTTTATTAGAGATACtaaagaaaatgatgatTTGACCCAAAATATGGAAGCATTACAATTATATAGagaacatataaaaaatgaatcAAATGAGATGGATAAGGATACAAACaaatttacatatttatcACATAATTCGATAAAGgaagaaataaaaagaaaccaagatataaatgtggataatatggaaattttaaatttcttggaagaaaataaaagaaacACAAATTATGCTTCTTATATATCATCtgttgaaaaaaaaaaaaaaaaaaaatattcctgcaaaattaaaaaagtGGATAATcgtataaaatataaaaaggatAATATGCAAATAATTAACATAGACGATATTCCATCAAAGGTACCCTTAACTATGCTAATTTTACAACATATGGAAgagaaaacaaaaaaaagaaatcaAAAAGAGgataaaaaatttaagTTAAATTATAAGGTTGAATTAATTGGTCGTTTAAATAATTCTgtgaatttaaaaaaagcAATAGAAAAAGAGAAAACACTTTTTTCAAGAATTGAAAAGATATATGATGTATGcaatatgtataaaaaggaaaataaaaatatatgtttcaaagaaaataaaaagatgactgaaaaaaataatattattagtgatgatgatgaaaaatatagatatcCTATTGTTAGTAGTTGTTATATACCTTTTCCTAATATGGatggaaaaaataataggATTCACattaaagaatatatgcataataaatatttattaaatttcagagatgataaaaaggaccatatatataaaaacgatgaagaagaagaagaagaaaaaaaaaaaaaaaatgtacTACTCCCTATCAAGACCATGAACATATTAAATGTGAAGACAAATGAAGAAGTCAACAGAAAAAATAATCCTCTTATAAAcaaatgtatatataaaaaaaccAATTGTGACAATAAAATACCTTTAagtaatatttataaagaTAAGGCACTTACTATGAAGGgtataaaaacatttttgAAGAAGAACAATATTATGGTCTCAAAAGAGAAAATGactataaaaaaagataatttgataaagtataaaaataagatttatttttctcaTCTATTAAAAAATAGTTGTATTAAGAAGACTTCTATGATTAGTTTGATTAATATGAAGgataaaacaaataatgTGTGTAAAAGGAATAAGTTGGTTGCGACGAAATATATGATATctaataaaatacatatgaataaaaagGAAGCTAATGCAAATATGAAAAAgtataatatacataagaatataaataaaaatataggAATAAACAAGTCAACACATGTTAATGATTATAAGGTGGATAGTATTCAAAATGGTATGAGTAATATAGAACATGATAATAAAAGGGctattataaaaaatgttttatttgTAGATAATACATATAAGGATAATGGTATGTCTAAAAAACCGAGTGTTAtgtttaataatataaatttagAAAGCATAAAAATTCATGATAAAAAAGGAAGTGAAGAGAATTTTTTCAAATgtgaaataaaaaataatgacTATCATAATGttaaatatgatgaaaTGAAGGGACCTAATAATGATTGTTTGAATGAAAATGATACAATCGAAAAGGAGACATTTGATTTGCATCATGAGGGTAATTCTGAACGTTTAatagaagaagaaaaacaaaagtGTATGTTAgatcataaaaaaaataataataatataatgaatGTTGATgagaaaagaaaaagtGACCATTTGTCTTATGAAAAGGTATTAAAAATGGAAGGaattgataaaaatgaagaaggtgaaaatgaacaaaaaaaaattgaaattCACAAAAAAGgtgaaaataataataataatagtgaGACCTTTGATATGGGCAAAAattcattaatatttatgaataatataaaaaagagTATATTAATTCATAGTGAGAATGAAAAAAGTATTATAGAATCACTCAAGGAAGAggaacaaaatatatttcctgttaatataaataataaagaaaaagatatatgtaaaaatataaataaatctGACTATTCAGATAAAGATTATAGTGTGTTGTTAAATAgtatagaaaaaaaaatttataagAAATGTTCTTGCACTTCAAACATAAaagaaatagaaaaaaagaaaataaatgaagaatatgttgatttaaaaaatataaattgtTCTAGAAATACATTAGAATTTTTTCTGaccaaaaaatatttgaaaagTAGCGAATTTATTATAAGTGAAAAACATgattatgaaaatattaatgtacatgaaaaaaaaaaaaaaacagaacaaccaaaaaaattaaatagaaaaataaaCGTTAACATTTTTAATGATAGGATAACAGAAGAAAACAGTTCATCTGAATTTAAttttgttaaaaaaaaaaataataattgtatggttaaatttgaaaaaaaaaaaaagagtAAGTCCATATTGTTCTCAGAAATATATCCtgttgaaaaaaataaaaaacgTGCAACAAATTTTATGCGTTCTCAAGAacaatttattttatcaaaCGAACATGTTGAAAAGTgtgaaaataaaaagagggtagaaaaaaaggatgaggaatatataaaggaaaaaataaaaaataagaaaactgaatttaaaaataatttaacAGAACAATTAGTTTCTTTAAAAAGTgtagaaaatataaacacaAGTGATAGTTTCAATACTGAAAAAATAAGACACGTAAAACGAACCAAACGAAAAGTTAACcttaataataattttattttaaataatttttctaatattttaaaaaaattacagAGGGGGGAAGAGGCTAAATTGAAAATgaatgaaaagaaaaaggaaataaataaaaatgatgagATGGATGAATATGATGAGAAGGATGTACACAGTGAGACGAATGAACATATGAAAAACCCTGAACAGTTTAGAGAAAAAGGATATAACCTTTTAACAACCAAATCGAAAGGGACAGAAACAAGGAAGGAAgattattttataatacaattaaatataataactGTATTTCTGTCCGattcatatataaagaGGGTTAATATGAAAGATACCTATTACATGAAgttgtttatatattcttcgaatgaaataaaaaaaatagaaaataattatattgttGAAAAATTCCCTTGTTACTTTGTATCACATGCGAATGGTATAGCCTTAAGTTGTGATGCCTTCAAGAAGATGAAT GCTATGTGTGAAAACCCATCAACTGCAGTATTCAAATTGGTAGTATCTTGTTGTAGAGAAAAGGCTATTTTAAGAAAAGAGATAATAAGGATGTATAGTCGTATTTTTCAAGCA CCCCTAAATTTGAAGACTTATCCTTTGAGCAGGAACAAAAAATATGCGTACGAAGAGAGCTCCTTCAATGATGGACTTTACGAAATGAGCG GTACCATAATCCTTGGaacattataa
- a CDS encoding hypothetical protein (conserved Plasmodium protein, unknown function): MINNGKISRKKFPLYNIRKRFLGRKLFMNKFKRSFCIQEGELIIKTKTKTKTKTKTKINIKNNKSDIKKMKYKLTKLCGRKKYNEKVKKITLCSKRKTIKHKKKNTILINKGLQNDKIINTEMSNNNNSTNNHDFNKNEKEKCKYSICNKKNSNDKESNTNHIILNNKNNSIEDVSKIHNICNEIFRIQYTTDALDKKNTENYSSVVENNILENPINQEYKNQVTYINSFKNKKELMPYVVNKEFGIFFASRFIDIKYAIDNCNASFQNIFTNLFNEYMFLKKYMNRNYYAYHKLKFFFSCIHFIKKLRYLLSIFYDVIYKKDEHLMLDLYREIKNSVRLLYYVGRMLSNYLTCIAYAKMIYIIILCIARVHTILNCILMSEPFKSVIPKILSILYQIKT, encoded by the coding sequence atgataaataatGGAAAGATATCAAGAAAAAAGTTTCCACTATATAATATCAGAAAACGTTTCTTAGGAAGGAAACTTTTTATGAATAAGTTCAAAAGATCTTTTTGTATTCAAGAAGGtgaattaataataaaaacaaaaacaaaaacaaaaacaaaaacaaaaacaaaaataaatataaaaaacaacaaaagtgatattaaaaaaatgaaatataaattaacaaaattatgtggtcgtaaaaaatataatgaaaaagtTAAGAAAATTACATTATGTAGTAAAAGGAAAAcaataaaacataaaaaaaaaaatactaTACTAATTAACAAAGGATtacaaaatgataaaattattaacaCCGAAATgagtaataataataatagtacTAATAATCAtgattttaataaaaatgaaaaagaaaaatgtaaatatagCATTTGTAACAAGAAGAATAGTAATGATAAGGAATCCAATACaaatcatattattttaaataataagaacAACTCAATTGAGGATGTATCTAAAATTCACAACATATGTAATGAAATATTCAGAATACAATATACAACAGATGCGTTAGATAAAAAGAACACAGAAAATTATAGTTCTGTGgttgaaaataatatattagaaaatCCAATTAATcaagaatataaaaaccaagtaacatatattaatagttttaaaaacaaaaaagaattaatgCCATATGTTGTTAATAAAGAATTTGGAATATTCTTTGCTTCAAGGTTTATTGACATAAAATATGCTATTGATAATTGTAATGCTTcttttcaaaatatttttactaatttatttaacgaatatatgtttttaaaaaaatatatgaacCGTAATTATTACGCATATCATAAATTGAAATTCTTTTTTAGTtgtatacattttattaaaaagttAAGATATCTTCTGtctatattttatgatGTGATATATAAGAAGGATGAGCATTTAATGCTAGATTTATATAgagaaataaaaaacagCGTAAGATTGCTATATTATGTGGGGAGAATGTTATCAAATTATTTAACCTGCATAGCTTATGcaaaaatgatatatattattattctttgTATAGCAAGAGTTCATACTATATTAAATTGTATTCTTATGTCAGAACCTTTTAAAAGTGTCATACCAAAAATATTAAGTATATTGTATCAGATAAAAACATAA
- a CDS encoding hypothetical protein (conserved Plasmodium protein, unknown function), whose translation MFFNKLVSRKTSYFLYDIKRYNLNYKLHLKYKQWDYLKREMINYFNNNRKVNTDVDIEAKCWEKFKKKELIQANGYIPAIIWKYGIEERICISHKLIDEYAFEEEDGHLSLLFSARLFRVHINGKVVNCVVSHVEADPIEKHIYFLKFARVVENEITEINVPCSIIGLIGCPAYINGYHVQLAMNYIKCKVLGNNIPGPFQIDVSKLTYKEPYNSIKLKDLLYLLPDDGNVIFSEEYNLDETEVVWTYEPGKIMETPLPMETPLPDDYIDANFVNKRGKRIQLTYKDYWPKQ comes from the exons atgttttttaaTAAGTTGGTTAGTAGAAAGACGAGTTATTTTCtttatgatataaaaagatataatttgaattataaattacatttgaaatataaacaatgggattatttaaaaagagagatgataaattattttaataacaATAGAAAGGTTAATACAGATGTAGATATCGAGGCAAAATGTTGGGAGaaatttaagaaaaaagaattaataCAGGCAAATGGGTATATCCCTGCAATTATATGGAAATATGGAATTGAGGAACGAATATGTATATCTCATAAATTAATTGACGAGTATGCATTTGAAGAAGAAGACGGTCATTTGTCATTAC TATTTTCGGCAAGGTTGTTTCGTGTACATATTAATGGGAAGGTAGTAAATTGTGTAGTGTCTCATGTGGAAGCTGATCcaa ttgagaaacatatttattttttaaagttTGCAAGAGTAGtagaaaatgaaataaCGGAAATAAACGTTCCATGTAGTATAATAGGATTGATCGGGTGTCCTGCTTATATAAATGGATACCACGTTCAGCTAGctatgaattatataaaatgtaagGTCCTTGGAAATAATATACCAGGGCCTTTTCAAATTGATGTTTCGAAGTTGACATATAAGGAGCCTTATAATTCgataaaattaaaagatttATTG TATTTATTACCGGATGATGGAAATGTAATTTTTTCTGAGGAATATAATTTAGACGAAACTGAAGTAGTATGGACTTACGAACCTGGAAAg ataATGGAAACTCCTTTACCAATGGAAACTCCTTTACCAGATGATTATATTGATGCTAATTTTGTTAATAAAAGAGGCAAAAGAATTCAACTAACATATAAGGATTATTGGCCCAAACAATAA
- a CDS encoding hypothetical protein (conserved Plasmodium protein, unknown function) has protein sequence MNVEDKYKLIKEKYKEIKEQNDILKKAIIEYKKDLKELEKKNDNLLNDKNQLYKNLTQVTNSLEEQKKKNSGWSNLMLLTKNSRENIQESVAFEELEMKIKENETLHKNIEELHQEKSYLKKELELLKKDHTEKINEKELTIGTLNDLVNSSRQKQIKADEQCEEIKKLIEENKKEHSQQIKKKDESLNYMKNICTMLHNKCYPKYMIDFNHIPFYQPYDTKGSYIQKEILHNEERLGNYLFSLIQNVTMYLKVCKELFLFQKNNLDSMYNKMKKEKLDDQDKYTKMIDLKNICDQQAIILEEIIDTAEKFKIYYTEKEDKQLIETILLRIKEKMREFFVKVNVYLCIEEYMFPSYIKNKAFFLKKVIQQLRLLKELIMKIINIITLMIWICPYNNERIILENLRKRNIVKDEKNNIINSMGKRNDEEKYTNISSFNMIYMTNISNDDKLFIYNKQDENNSLYNNNLSINEKKIPFINFLQEKEKTIFSQFNDFKNYQTKNNHIILFILKKIQRILQHIPQSFKFLKSYISYRLCEIKRFGNFYINNSQLITNLLDKTNEFIKYIENFNYIFIHNIMYTKLSYSNYHNPYLYKQHIKYINNINQTFNKANVQTYDKLQKNLKDLQIFKKDNIQLNMKLLKSKKENKKLKTVNQETLNNYRNILLKNQELSLNNQYLINTINYKREDIQDSNDDNNIHNYAEKIYNFISDTNEGKKNFNIKEKQLIEAYISSCIKINNLNLEIKNNKHILEELQNLFNIKENEIKNLNTQIDTYKEEEVNIHKKYEEQMNTLHDLILSLEKQITKISSEKNVNKFFIMCSICSNKNNIGAILKNRKCIKCNSFIIFMNE, from the exons aaaaagaaaaattcTGGATGGTCGAATTTAATGCTACTCACAAAAAACTCAAGAGAAAACATCCAAGAATCAGTAGCCTTTGAGGAACTTGAAATGAagataaaagaaaatg AAACActacataaaaatattgaagaATTACATCAAGAAAAAAGttatttaaaaaaggaGCTTGAAttgttaaaaaaagatcatacagaaaaaataaac GAAAAAGAATTAACCATTGGAACACTCAACGACCTAGTAAATTCCTCCCGTcaaaaacaaataaaagCAGACGAACAATGTGAAgagataaaaaaattaatagaagaaaataaaaaagaacattctcaacaaattaaaaagaaagatgaatctttaaattatatgaaaaatatcTGTACAATGTTACACAATAAATGTTATCCAAAATATATGATTGATTTTAATCATATACCATTCTATCAACCATATGACACAAAGGGTTCATATATACAA AAAGAAATTCTTCATAATGAAGAAAGGTTAggaaattatttattttctctTATTCAAAATGTTACGATGTATTTAAAAGTGTGTAAggaattatttttatttcaaaaaaataactTGGATAgtatgtataataaaatgaaaaaggaaaaattAGATGACCAGGATAAATACACCAAAATGATCGACCTAAAAAATATTTGCGATCAG CAAGCTATAATTTTGGAAGAAATAATTGATACAGCTGAAAAgtttaaaatttattatacaGAAAAGGAAGACAAGCAATTAATCGAg ACCATTTTACTTAgaattaaagaaaaaatgagAGAATTTTTTGTTAAGGTTAATGTCTATCTATGTATTGAAGAATATATGTTTCCATCTTATATAAAGAACAAAGcgttttttttaaaaaaagttatACAACAATTGAGGTTATTAAAAGAACTAATcatgaaaataataaatataataacattgATGATATGGATATGCccatataataatgaaagaattattttagaaaatttaagaaaaagaaatattgtaaaagatgaaaaaaataatataataaattctatgggaaaaagaaatgatGAAGAGAAATATACAAACATATCAAGTTttaatatgatatatatgacaaatatatctaatgatgataaattatttatatataataaacaagatgaaaataattctttatataataataatctttctattaatgaaaagaaaataccatttattaattttcttcaagaaaaagaaaaaactATTTTCTCACAATTCAAtgattttaaaaattatcaaacaaaaaataatcatataattcttttcatattaaaaaaaattcaaagAATATTACAACACATTCCACaatcttttaaatttttaaaatctTATATATCATATCGATTATGtgaaataaaaagatttggtaatttctatataaataattctCAATTAATTACAAATTTATTAGATAAAACAAAtgaatttattaaatatatagagaattttaattatatttttattcataatattatgtatacaaaattatcatatagtaattatcataacccatacttatataaacaacatataaaatatattaataatataaatcaaaCATTCAATAAAGCAAACGTACAGACATATGAcaaattacaaaaaaacTTAAAAGACCTTCAAATTTTTAAGAAAGATAATATACAATTGAATATGAAATTGTTAAAGAgtaaaaaggaaaataaaaaactCAAAACAGTAAATCAGGAG aCCTTAAACAATTATAGGAACATACTTTTAAAAAACCAAGAATTGTCTCTCAACAAtcaatatttaataaatacaatAAATTACAAACGAGAAGATATTCAAGATTcaaatgatgataataatattcataattatGCAGAGAAAATATACAACTTCATTTCAGATACAAACGAAGGaaagaaaaattttaatataaaagaaaaacagTTAATAGAAGCATATATCTCTTCttgtataaaaataaataatttaaatttggaaatcaaaaataataaacat ATTTTAGAAGAGTTACAAAACTTGTTCAacataaaagaaaatgaaataaaaaacttGAACACACAAATAGACACATATAAg GAAGAAGAAGTTAATATTcacaaaaaatatgaagaacag ATGAACACATTACACGATTTAATTCTAAGCTTAGAAAAGCAAATAACCAAAATCAGCTCAGAAAAAAATGTGAACAAATTCTTTATTATGTGCTCCATATGTtctaataaaaataatatag GGGCCATTTTAAAAAACAGGAAATGCATAAAGTGTAATTccttcattatttttatgaatgaataa